One Candidatus Cloacimonas sp. DNA window includes the following coding sequences:
- the ftsZ gene encoding cell division protein FtsZ, protein MIEFDEKPSQIGTNIKIIGVGGAGGNALNTMIDNNLFGVEFIAANTDSRDLAKSKANMKLQLGKKLTRGLGTGATPETGARSAEESKDDIKSHLDGADMVFITAGMGGGTGTGAAPIIAKIAREMGILTFGIVTSPFPFEGTRRAENAVSGIKHLREFVDTLLVIPNSKLCEIYSGFTLVDAFHKADEVLFEAAKAVSDIINVTGLINVDFADVKSIMQNMGYALIGSGIAEGENRAINSARAAIDNPLLSHISLQGCQSLLLNITAGYDILMSEFDEVSNVIVSETGKAANIIMGIILDDSMAGKIRVTIIATGLDKEGREHLIDFPGLPATEETIKDKFNKPNEPDADIIDIFNRLNINKPAATEETKPSVNEPTKMPPFKTDVPSFLRALD, encoded by the coding sequence ATGATAGAATTTGACGAAAAGCCAAGCCAAATAGGAACCAACATCAAAATCATCGGTGTGGGAGGAGCAGGTGGCAATGCCCTGAATACAATGATTGACAACAATCTTTTCGGAGTGGAATTTATTGCCGCCAATACAGATAGCCGCGATCTTGCCAAAAGTAAAGCTAATATGAAACTTCAACTGGGGAAAAAATTAACCCGGGGATTAGGAACAGGAGCTACTCCTGAAACTGGGGCAAGAAGTGCAGAAGAATCCAAAGACGATATCAAAAGTCATTTGGACGGAGCCGATATGGTTTTTATAACTGCCGGTATGGGTGGCGGAACAGGAACTGGAGCTGCCCCGATTATTGCCAAAATTGCCCGTGAAATGGGAATATTAACCTTTGGGATAGTTACTTCTCCATTCCCTTTTGAAGGCACAAGAAGAGCCGAAAATGCCGTATCGGGAATTAAACATTTACGCGAATTTGTAGATACTTTGCTGGTAATTCCCAATTCCAAACTTTGTGAAATATATTCAGGATTTACTTTAGTGGACGCATTTCACAAAGCTGATGAGGTTTTATTTGAGGCAGCCAAAGCCGTAAGTGACATCATTAATGTTACGGGTTTAATCAATGTGGATTTTGCCGATGTAAAATCAATTATGCAAAATATGGGCTATGCCCTTATCGGAAGTGGTATTGCCGAAGGTGAAAATCGAGCCATCAATTCCGCGCGAGCAGCCATTGATAATCCTCTTCTTTCCCACATCAGTTTACAGGGATGTCAATCTCTGCTACTTAATATCACTGCAGGTTATGATATCTTGATGAGCGAATTTGATGAGGTCTCCAATGTTATCGTCAGTGAAACTGGCAAAGCGGCTAATATTATAATGGGAATCATTCTGGACGATAGTATGGCTGGAAAAATTAGAGTCACCATCATCGCCACTGGTTTGGATAAAGAAGGCAGAGAACATCTCATTGACTTCCCCGGTTTACCGGCTACGGAAGAAACGATTAAAGATAAATTCAATAAGCCAAATGAGCCAGATGCTGATATTATAGATATTTTTAACCGTCTAAATATTAATAAACCCG